In Lathamus discolor isolate bLatDis1 chromosome 1, bLatDis1.hap1, whole genome shotgun sequence, the following are encoded in one genomic region:
- the SPCS3 gene encoding signal peptidase complex subunit 3 codes for MNTVLSRANSLFAFSLSVMAALTFGCFITTVFKERSVPVSIAVSRVTLKNLEDFTGPRERSDLGFVTFDITADLQSIFDWNVKQLFLYLSAEYSTKNNALNQVVLWDKVMLRGDNPKLFLKDMKSKYFFFDDGNGLKGNRNVTLTLSWNVVPNAGILPLVTGSGHVSVPFPDTYETTKSY; via the exons ATGAACACGGTGCTGTCCCGGGCCAACTCGCTCTTCGCCTTCTCTTTGAGCGTGATGGCGGCGCTCACCTTCGGCTGCTTCATCACCACCGTCTTCAAGGAGCGCAGCGTGCCCGTCAGCATCGCTGTCTCCCGGGTCACGCT aaaaaatCTAGAAGATTTCACTGGACCTAGAGAAAGAAGCGATCTGGGATTTGTCACATTTGACATTACTGCAG ATCTGCAGAGTATATTTGATTGGAATGTTAAACAATTGTTTCTATATTTGTCTGCAGAATATTCAACGAAAAACAAT GCTCTAAATCAGGTGGTGCTTTGGGACAAGGTCATGTTGAGAGGAGATAATCCAAAGCTGTTCTTAAAAGATATGAAGtcaaagtactttttttttgaTGATGGAAATGGTCTCAA GGGAAACAGGAACGTCACTTTGACTCTCTCCTGGAATGTTGTACCAAATGCTGGCATTCTACCTCTTGTAACAGGATCAGGACATGTGTCTGTACCTTTCCCAGATACCtatgaaacaacaaaaagttATTAA